DNA sequence from the Scophthalmus maximus strain ysfricsl-2021 chromosome 1, ASM2237912v1, whole genome shotgun sequence genome:
GCTTTTGTGATTCAGTGCTCCGCTGCCGTTCACATGTCCACCCGACCGGCCCTGGACGCCATTTTGGTTCCTCGCAGCCCCGTCGTTCCTGCGCATGCAGAACATCTTGTTGCTGAGCGGACGCGTGACGTTCAACTCGCCGCGGCACTCGTCCAGTGTGGCGTAGACAGGGTTCTGGTTCCTTCTGCCTCCCCATCTCCCGGCCACGCCCGCCCTCCCAGAATGCATCAGGATGTTTTCGCTGAAGTCCTTGGTGGGCAGGCAGAGGTGGATGAGGGCGGGGCCAAAGGGCAGGGCGTCGGCCAGCTCGAGGAGGGCGAGGTCGTTGTCGTGGTGATCTAAATGGAAGCGGTCGTGGACGTACAGAGCCTGGACAGGGACGAGCTTCCTGTTGCCtaggagacgagagacgagatgtcaaaatgaaaaactttagtgggcttttattttgaagaaagtTCATAATGAAAAATTGAATCAAAGgtttaatataaataaagtttcaaCCAGTGAGCACGTAGAAGCTGGAGGGTCGGAGGTCAGATCCCGATTCTAGGACGAGGCAGCGGGCCGACGTCAGGATGGAGCGGCGACCCAGAACCACGCCGCCGCAAAGCTCCGCCCCCCGACGGTTCAGCAGGGACacctggaaacaaaaaacacacactgttcaggtacacacagacacacacacacacacacacctgtgagcCTCGCTGTGATTCGCCGAGAGGATCTGACCTGCCAGGGGCAGTTTCCATGGCGACACATTGACGTGGTGGCGTTGAGGGTGTCAGGAAGTCGTCCACAGGGAAACTCCACTGAGGAATTACACACAAGTTATTTCATTGGTTTGATAAAGGTTTGTGGGCGGGGCTTGGTTGGTGGGCGTGGTCAGACCTTCAGGCAGACAGCTGTGTCCGTCGGTCTGTAGTTTGAATCCCGACGTGCAGGAGCAGGTGAACCTGAGGTACGACGCAGTGCACAGCTGCTGACACGCAGTCGGACCGGCGCTCAGACACGCCACTatgtgttgccatggagacgacAAACAAAAGAACGATTAGTGTCTCACTGACCACGCCTCTCTGTGGAGGCGGGGCCATCATATCTGTGGGTGTGGCCCGACCTGGTGCGTTGACTTGAGGCGCGGAGGGCGGCAGTCGTCCATCGAGGCCAAGCTCACAGATTGTTCCGAAGTGGGGGGCGGGGCATAAGCACTGGAACCCGCCCACCTTGTCGGTGCAGTTCCCCCCCTGGAGGCAGGGGTTGGGATCACACTGGTCTCCGTCTGACGATCAATAAATAGGATTCATATTCTTAGTAAACTACGTCAAggttaataaatcaaaatgtaaaatatcatatttattaCTTTATGCTATTGCATTAATTTCACTATGCAATAATTCATAACTGGACCACATCATCAATTATGATACACTCGTTGTtttatgtaataaatatttcttCAAAGTCATTACATAAATGTGTAATTAACACTTAATGTCTTTGACATGACAGAATTTATGAAGTGAAATAATAAACCTAaagtttgataaataaattcaggagaaagaaacaaacaatgttaatattattatttacctATAATGTTTTCTACTgctaataaatgtatttgaattttttgcTGATTTACAGAAAAGTTACATTATTGTCTTAATTTATTGCGTTCAATCAATCTGCTGATTTTACTCACCTTTTTTCACAACtacaaatgataaataattgattCATAAATGTTTATTCCTTGAAATGTCtctaaattatttaatttgtcgTCTATTATATTTCATAAACTCAGTTTactttcaattttaaaatgacactttaatgttttattatattatttattcacttgtgtttttcctttagttttgtgtttgtgtagatttttgtttgttttcatctcatttatgaaacatatttattcataaagtCTGACTCACCATAGTAAATAGTCCAGAACGAGATCTGTGGACAAACAAAAGTTTAACACAGAAACTCTccctcattattttttaattattcataattacGTAGTCTCTGTGACCGACCGTCTTCTCGCTGTTCTCGAAATATTCCCGCGCCTCCTCGAAGTTGCACAGTTCCTCGAAACACTCTCGCTCCAGGTTCCCCTGCAGAAGCTCCTCCAGCAGGAACATGTTGGCTCGTCTGGGTCGGATCAGAACCTCGTGGGCTCGCGGCGCCGCACGGAAAACTgatgacaaacaacaacaacaaccacacgGACCAGAAGTTCAGAAGTAAATCAATATTTGTGGTAAATTGATGATAATTCATTAGACCATACAATCATAATAATTTTTAATCATCTTTACTTCATACTTTGTCATAGTTTtgacattaaatcaaataatattcCAAATGTACTTTAGTGACTTATTCATTATAGCGTTTTAAAAACTCGACTCTGACATGATTTTCCAAAGTGACTTGACACCAGTTGGCCTCCGTACATTAGTTATTTAatctgaaacattaaaaagtttCATAAAAGTTTGCTCTGTCGATTGATTTATCTGTTTCAAATGAGGTCGTTCGTCGACGGACAGATTATCGCTACGACAGACTGATAATAAACATGTCACTGACCCCACACggcagaggtcaggggtcaggggtcttACCTTCTCCTTGGATGAGAACCTGAAGGAAGCAGACGAGGAAGTAAAGAGGTCGAACAGACGCTCGACAACAAGCCGACATGATGCCGACCGCCATGACACTGATCACCCCGCACGcacgcgagcacacacacacacacaaatacacacatacgtATACACActtacgtacacacacagagacacgcacacacacagagacacacacgtacacacatacacacacagagacacacatacgtacacacagggacacacagagaggcacacagagacacacatacacccacacacacgtacacacacagagacgcacacacagggacacagacacacacttacacacacacgtgcacacacagggacacagacacacacgtacacacacatatatacacacgtacacacacgtacacacacagagacgcacacacagggacacagacacacacttacacacacacagacacacacgtgcacacacagggacacagacacacacgtacacacacatatatacacacgtacacacacgtacacacacagagacacacacaccagtgtgctTTAAATCTCTGGTTTGTATTtgctatatatattttactgagAATATTAAAACGTTTTGAAAAGTTACTGAACATTTATGGAACATGAAACGGGTCAGGTCTCAAGTGGATCATGTCTTAGTGGATCAGGTTTCAGTGGATCAGGTCTTCAGGTCTGTGTTCCTGTGGTCAACAGTCTGATCCTgatctggactctgactcttcGTCCTAAAACCAAACAAGCAGCAGCTTCGACCTCTGAACCTTCCACGTTCGTTTGTTTGAGATTTCATCACCGAAATTAATCATTTCAGAAGTTTCTCGGTGCCGTTGGGATCAGGAGATTAAAACCAACAGACatatataatgataaataataaagttttattttcctgaTGGTCACGATCTGCAGGAAGATGACGATTCCTCCAGTCAAACTGTTCCTCATGATATTCATGATTCATTTATCAGATAGTGTATCCATTATTACACAATCAATAGTTTTCTGCCGTAAGTAACACATTGAAGGCAGATTTCACAATTAAAAGATTCATGactaaatacataaaatatagtgtaaataaaatgtagaCCAATGGTCCAACACCCAAAGATATGGATGTTATATTTATTGATGATAAAACCCAAGAGAACAAAAGAAGTTCTGTTGATTGATCACCAGATTAGTTACAGATCAGTCAGATAATCAATAACAACATTTTGCTCCAGCTGTGATTTCAAAGGTCACTCATCAgtcataaattaaataaatagaaaaatgctGAAActtatttaaattaatttacaagAACAACCAAAGAAGGATACTTGTATTTATAGattttctgtgtttatgttccTAATTGAAGTATTTAAAGCCATAATAAAGGAATGACATTTTTATAAGGTGTTGAAAcgttttcttcatttccttcaaATTCAGATCATTTCTGACAACGACTCatgaaaaacacatgcaaacagactttttttttgtttacacaagttttaaaatgttaaattttttaaattttcacttttttaaataatacagaTCTTTAAACTGTTGAATCAAAGTGGTTCAGATCGTCAATGTTTGTACATTTTGGTTTGGGATCATCAGCCGACCAGCAAAGACGCAGTCAGAGActcaattattataattaaaatatttttaacagaaaatacaagGACCGATAACAGAACCCTGAGGAACGCCACGGGACGTTGGGACGAACATGTGTGTTCTGGGTGACATGTCAGACACACTTACTTTTTGGATTAAGGCAATAATATGTCATTTGAGTTATTACATTGTGTCCTGCTGCCCCCATGTGGCCAagcaaattaattaatacagctttaataacatttttggaAAACTATTAATTGTTTTTCCAAGTCTCTGGGGACCTCAATGTCTGAAACATAAGATGGACGACTACATGAGTGGAACAAAGAGCGGCTGATCTCTGCTAGGTGGCGTTTGCCGTCCTACAGATACGACCTCTTGATGGCGCCGCGGTGCCTCTTCACTCTGCCGCCGTTCGGATCTTTGTTCATCAGCTGTTCGATGCCTTCGTGGATCCAGCGGATGTACTTGGACACCTGCGTGTAAATGCCGTATTTCCCTTTGCGTGCGCAGCCTTCGCCCCAGCTCACGATGCCAGTGACAAAGTAGGTGTCGCCGTAGCGGGTGACGTGCGGCCCGCCGCTGTCACCTTGGCAGGCATCCTTGGGCATTGAGTGGTATCCAGCGCAGAACATGCGGGTGGAGATGCGGAATTGGGTGGATTCGATGCATGTGAGCCGATCCACGTAGGGTAACGTGAGGCGCTGCAAGATGGTGGACGCCTGCCGACCCTCGCCCATGCGGCCGAAACCGCTGACCAGGCCGTCCGACTGCCGCATCAGCACCTGCGAGGGAAGTGAGTCATCGTATGAGAAGATCATTGGTCAGGAAACTTCCTGAAGTCAACGCCTCAGTAACTGAATGTTTGGTAAAGAAACAGGACACAACATGTggactttgtttcttttggacTGAACCAGGCTAGCCGTctctgtgctaagctaagctaacgagcTGCTGAAGGAAAACTTTGATCAATCAATCCTGGTTTTAATGGTTTAAAGATTCACCTTCTCAGCAAAGTCCTGCTCGGGGATGCAGGCCGGCAGGATGAACCTGGAGAACTTGATGGGTTTGGTTAACTTGATGAGTGCAATGTCGTTGTGGTAAGTTTCTGGTCTGTATTTATTGTGGGTGACGATTGTTTCCACGTAGTGCGTAGCTTCATTACCGTGATCCACCAAAGTGTCAAACTCGCCTGAACGCACAGaaagaataacaaaatattttaccAAAATTTAAgttgtttaattaatttgcaGTTTGTCATTTACAGCGAAAAAATCTAACTGGATTGGTGATTCCAACCTACCGAGCTTGACGTAGATGAAGCGGGATTGGTTCATGCAGTGGGCGGCGGTCAGGATGATGTATTCGTTGAGAATAGTTCCTCCGCAGAACCCAATGTCGTTGTCGTTCATGAGGAGAGCCTGCGACGACCAGATGGGACCAAAAACAGCTGATCATAGACTTTCAGATTTGAATGTAGATGGATTCCTAGGTTCTACAACAATGGAGTCATTGATCGTAACAGACCAACCAACTTTGTACCTAGCTTTTCCTTTAAGGACATGTCACAATTCCAAAACAGGTGGATATCTAGAAGGTCTACAAAGTGTCTCTACCTGCCACGGACATTCTCCTGGTGGACAGTCCTCTCCGTTGACGATGCGGGTCATACTCGCCATTTCGGAATTTATCGTTTCCTCAAAAACTACGTATTTTGGCACAATTTGGTTTTCGGTGACGATTCCAAGAGGCGAGGGCTCCGATTTCTGCTCGGTGGAGTTGGTGTTGGGGTCCGTCTCGTTCAACCCAGTCGAGTTTCCCACGGTCGTGTTCTGTCGCACGTACCTGAACACGGTCCGGGTGTC
Encoded proteins:
- the prozb gene encoding protein Z, vitamin K-dependent plasma glycoprotein b, producing the protein MCVSVCVCVYVCVSVCVRVSVCVRKCVYVCVYLCVCVCSRACGVISVMAVGIMSACCRASVRPLYFLVCFLQVLIQGEVFRAAPRAHEVLIRPRRANMFLLEELLQGNLERECFEELCNFEEAREYFENSEKTISFWTIYYDGDQCDPNPCLQGGNCTDKVGGFQCLCPAPHFGTICELGLDGRLPPSAPQVNAPVACLSAGPTACQQLCTASYLRFTCSCTSGFKLQTDGHSCLPEVEFPCGRLPDTLNATTSMCRHGNCPWQVSLLNRRGAELCGGVVLGRRSILTSARCLVLESGSDLRPSSFYVLTGNRKLVPVQALYVHDRFHLDHHDNDLALLELADALPFGPALIHLCLPTKDFSENILMHSGRAGVAGRWGGRRNQNPVYATLDECRGELNVTRPLSNKMFCMRRNDGAARNQNGVQGRSGGHVNGSGALNHKSSSVRKEHVALRSEVAGRRCSSMLSGSPVATVEHGTAFLTGLLISPSTGCNGGLVFTKLSRHLTWIMPRLEEAEDRMTPQVSEYPETR